In one window of Pueribacillus theae DNA:
- a CDS encoding zinc-dependent alcohol dehydrogenase family protein produces MRIKSAVLHKSGAATPYAESKPIKIESLELDPPDQGEVLVQIKAASLCHSDLSVIDGSRPRPLPMALGHEASGVVVEAGEGVNDLVPGDHVVCVFVPSCGQCIPCQEGRPALCEKGAESNAAGTLLHGGKRLHSETGEVNHHVGVSAFSEYVVVSRHSLVKVPKDIPFEKLALFGCAVITGVGAVINTANIKLGSTVAVVGLGGVGLSALLGAVAAGASRVVAVDINESKLKMAKELGATDTFLSKDPDVVNVIREQTGGGLDYTFETAGAVPAMEVAYGITKRGGTTITTGLPHPEHHFSFPYVTLTAEERTIKGSYVGSCVPKRDIPRFIDLFKQDRLAVDKLVADYITLDEINEGFDKLAKGEYSRIIIKM; encoded by the coding sequence ATGAGGATAAAATCTGCCGTATTGCATAAATCGGGAGCAGCTACACCTTATGCTGAAAGCAAACCGATCAAAATTGAATCACTTGAATTGGATCCCCCAGATCAAGGAGAAGTGTTGGTTCAGATTAAAGCGGCTAGCTTATGCCATTCAGACTTGTCAGTCATCGATGGCAGTAGGCCGAGACCATTGCCAATGGCGTTAGGACATGAAGCGTCAGGTGTCGTTGTTGAAGCAGGCGAAGGTGTAAATGATTTGGTGCCAGGGGATCATGTTGTTTGTGTTTTTGTTCCAAGCTGTGGACAATGTATCCCTTGTCAAGAGGGAAGACCAGCCCTTTGTGAAAAAGGCGCGGAATCCAATGCTGCAGGTACATTGCTTCATGGTGGCAAGCGATTGCATTCTGAAACAGGAGAGGTAAACCATCATGTAGGTGTATCTGCTTTTTCAGAATATGTCGTTGTATCGAGGCATTCATTGGTTAAAGTGCCAAAGGATATTCCTTTTGAAAAGCTTGCCTTATTTGGTTGTGCGGTGATTACAGGTGTAGGTGCCGTTATCAATACAGCGAACATAAAACTTGGTAGCACTGTTGCCGTGGTAGGGCTTGGAGGCGTCGGATTAAGCGCACTTTTAGGTGCTGTTGCGGCAGGTGCGAGTAGAGTGGTGGCTGTAGATATCAATGAAAGTAAATTAAAAATGGCGAAAGAATTAGGGGCAACCGATACGTTTCTTTCAAAAGATCCAGATGTTGTGAACGTCATTCGTGAACAAACAGGCGGTGGTTTGGATTATACGTTTGAAACGGCCGGGGCAGTACCTGCGATGGAAGTAGCCTATGGAATTACGAAACGGGGTGGAACAACGATAACAACAGGCTTGCCACATCCTGAGCATCATTTTTCTTTTCCATATGTTACGTTAACTGCAGAAGAGAGAACGATAAAGGGTTCCTATGTAGGCAGCTGTGTTCCGAAACGGGATATCCCAAGGTTCATAGATTTGTTCAAACAAGATCGTTTAGCGGTAGATAAATTAGTAGCTGATTATATCACATTGGATGAAATTAATGAGGGTTTTGACAAACTGGCAAAAGGTGAATACTCAAGAATCATTATTAAAATGTGA